One window of the Granulicella arctica genome contains the following:
- a CDS encoding MBL fold metallo-hydrolase — MRMTVLASGSKGNSTVIASSRTTVLVDAGLSCRELLKRMAIAGEDPEKLDAILVTHEHFDHVAGLAVLARKLNIPVFFTEPTHRAWVRMLTPRTTMSYARWLDHIQQEKETRAAAVAASEAWGGIALSAAEGCRSDDPNATLELPVEEEPCDAEAQEALPPKEKANPAHLPAVEYFQAGTHFSIGDLEITPFTIPHDAADPCGFVFEAAGIRMAVATDLGYMPPNVKSALKRIDVLLLESNHDLEMLRDGPYPWSVKQRVLSRVGHLSNDATAEFLQRDYDGGAAYIVLGHLSESNNAPELARISAERAIGDRMTLLGNRILLAQQAIPLEPIHL; from the coding sequence ATGCGCATGACCGTGCTCGCCTCGGGCTCCAAGGGAAATAGCACGGTCATCGCCAGCTCCAGAACGACCGTGCTGGTGGACGCCGGCCTCTCCTGCCGCGAACTCCTGAAGCGCATGGCGATTGCCGGTGAAGATCCCGAAAAACTAGACGCCATCCTCGTCACCCACGAACACTTCGACCACGTCGCCGGCCTCGCCGTACTCGCGCGCAAGCTCAACATCCCCGTCTTCTTTACCGAGCCGACCCACCGTGCCTGGGTCCGCATGCTCACGCCGCGAACGACCATGTCCTATGCCAGGTGGCTCGATCACATCCAGCAGGAAAAAGAGACCCGCGCAGCCGCAGTCGCCGCCAGCGAGGCATGGGGTGGCATCGCGTTATCAGCAGCAGAGGGTTGCCGCTCCGACGACCCAAACGCCACCCTCGAGCTTCCCGTTGAAGAAGAGCCCTGCGACGCCGAAGCCCAGGAGGCCCTGCCGCCAAAAGAAAAGGCTAATCCCGCCCACCTGCCAGCCGTCGAATACTTCCAGGCCGGAACCCATTTCTCCATCGGCGACCTCGAAATCACACCCTTCACCATCCCCCACGATGCCGCCGACCCCTGCGGCTTCGTCTTCGAGGCCGCAGGCATCCGCATGGCCGTTGCCACCGATCTCGGCTACATGCCACCCAACGTCAAGTCGGCCCTTAAGCGCATCGACGTCCTCCTCCTGGAGTCGAATCACGACCTCGAGATGCTCCGGGACGGCCCCTATCCCTGGTCCGTCAAGCAGCGCGTCCTCTCCCGTGTAGGCCATCTTTCCAACGATGCGACCGCCGAATTTCTGCAGCGCGACTACGACGGCGGCGCCGCCTACATCGTTCTAGGCCATCTTTCGGAGTCCAATAACGCACCGGAACTCGCCCGAATCTCGGCCGAGCGGGCCATAGGCGACAGAATGACCCTGCTCGGTAATCGGATTCTGCTCGCCCAGCAGGCCATCCCGCTGGAGCCGATTCACCTTTAG
- a CDS encoding DinB family protein, whose protein sequence is MFTSRRSFVRTSSAAGLMLPGLAYAAPSIPETLPNVFGPRPGYTPQIGTFISQLTWMRRAVTSPVRGLTQPQLDWLFDKDANSIGALLLHLAATETYYQMNTFDGMKWDSWPADIKQRWDPAMNLGDSGRTTIKGHDLDFYLNHLKEVREKSLAEFKKRDDAWFLAIDQTWPWGPTNNFCKWFHVCEHESHHAGQIDLLIKRTPGYKAPTG, encoded by the coding sequence ATGTTTACGAGCCGACGCTCCTTTGTTCGCACCTCGTCTGCTGCTGGATTGATGCTGCCAGGCTTGGCCTATGCCGCACCGTCTATACCCGAGACCCTGCCAAACGTCTTCGGTCCGCGCCCCGGCTACACCCCGCAGATTGGTACCTTCATCTCGCAGCTCACCTGGATGCGACGCGCGGTGACCAGCCCTGTTCGAGGTCTGACCCAGCCCCAACTCGACTGGCTCTTCGACAAGGACGCCAACTCGATCGGCGCACTCCTCCTGCACCTCGCAGCCACCGAGACTTATTACCAGATGAACACCTTCGACGGAATGAAGTGGGATAGCTGGCCTGCGGACATCAAACAGCGATGGGACCCCGCCATGAATCTTGGCGACAGCGGCCGCACCACCATCAAGGGCCACGACCTCGACTTCTACCTCAATCACCTCAAAGAGGTTCGCGAAAAGTCCCTTGCCGAATTCAAGAAGCGCGACGACGCCTGGTTCCTGGCAATCGATCAGACCTGGCCCTGGGGTCCAACCAATAACTTCTGCAAGTGGTTCCACGTCTGCGAACATGAATCACACCACGCCGGCCAGATCGACCTCCTCATCAAGCGCACTCCGGGTTACAAGGCACCCACCGGTTGA
- a CDS encoding NAD(P)H-binding protein, with amino-acid sequence MNLLLLGATGLVGRNVLAQALANPAVIRVIAPTRRPLEPHSKLTNPVSERLEALLSEEINRGIDGVVCCLGTTIKKAGSKEAFREVDYELPLKFARDAHQHGVETFVLVSASTASTSSAMFYSRIKGEVERDIGRVGFRSLTIARPSLIGGQRDEPRFMEHIALQLLRVLAPILPKKLQINPAETISAACLNAVMASDPGFYIRNAESLVAG; translated from the coding sequence ATGAACTTACTGTTGCTGGGTGCCACGGGGCTTGTGGGTAGAAATGTGTTGGCGCAGGCTCTTGCGAATCCCGCCGTCATCCGTGTGATCGCACCAACCCGCCGTCCGTTGGAACCACATTCAAAGCTCACAAATCCTGTGTCCGAGCGCCTGGAGGCGTTGCTCTCTGAAGAGATCAACCGAGGAATCGACGGGGTCGTCTGCTGTCTGGGAACGACGATCAAGAAAGCAGGTTCGAAAGAAGCATTTCGCGAGGTGGACTACGAGCTTCCGTTGAAGTTTGCGCGAGACGCGCATCAGCATGGAGTGGAAACGTTTGTCCTTGTCTCAGCGAGCACTGCGTCCACCAGCTCTGCGATGTTCTATTCCAGAATCAAAGGGGAAGTCGAGCGGGACATCGGGCGGGTGGGCTTCAGATCACTGACCATCGCTCGGCCCAGCCTAATCGGCGGTCAACGAGACGAGCCACGTTTCATGGAGCACATTGCACTGCAACTCCTGCGGGTTCTTGCGCCAATTCTGCCGAAAAAGCTCCAGATCAATCCCGCTGAGACGATCTCTGCCGCATGTCTGAATGCTGTCATGGCCAGCGATCCAGGGTTCTATATCCGCAATGCCGAAAGCCTCGTCGCCGGTTGA
- a CDS encoding GNAT family N-acetyltransferase — protein MFTRPAQLQDASQIYQLVGSLCHDGTLLPRSYNEICCNIETFTVVEADDHSFAGCAALHVYGQHLAEVRSIVVRPEIKGHGAGGLLVGAVLAQASAREIRCVCLFTRIPEFFAHYRFHIAEHAALRDKVLKDCLQCPRRNACDETAMAIGDLPAASSMEALPVWLTAPQEKLVQLHV, from the coding sequence ATGTTCACGCGCCCCGCGCAGTTACAGGATGCTTCCCAGATTTACCAGTTGGTCGGCAGCCTCTGCCACGACGGAACTCTGCTTCCCCGCTCTTACAACGAGATCTGCTGCAATATAGAGACCTTCACCGTGGTGGAAGCGGATGACCATTCCTTTGCCGGATGCGCTGCGCTTCATGTCTATGGACAGCACCTTGCGGAGGTCCGGTCGATCGTGGTTCGGCCCGAGATCAAGGGTCATGGTGCCGGCGGATTGCTGGTTGGTGCGGTGCTGGCGCAGGCAAGTGCGCGAGAGATTCGTTGCGTGTGTCTTTTTACGCGCATCCCGGAGTTCTTCGCCCACTATCGGTTCCACATCGCTGAGCATGCGGCGCTCCGGGATAAGGTGTTGAAGGATTGCCTGCAGTGCCCGCGCCGGAATGCATGTGACGAGACGGCGATGGCGATCGGCGATCTTCCTGCTGCAAGCAGTATGGAGGCGCTACCGGTCTGGCTGACTGCGCCGCAAGAGAAGCTTGTCCAGCTACACGTTTAG
- a CDS encoding aldo/keto reductase, with product MTLTNYHTLGRSGLVVSPFTLGTMTFGTARWGLDVAGSSAVFNAYVDAGGNFVDTADVYAGGRSEEMLGNLITERKLRDQIVVATKAGFAAGQGVHTGGNGAKHLYAALEGSLKRLRTDYVDLFWVHVWDSVTPAEELLETMTTLVRAGKIRYWGMSNAPAWYVSKLATLAVVRGVSGPVALQYFYSLVNRDIEDEHMPVAKEFGMGIVPWSPLAYGLLTGKYDRATVEAAPPRTGGLPRDAATAGAKRPEGDKRLDGANPFGDSLFTPRNWKIVDELKRVSTEAGESPARMALAWVCGRAGITSTLMGVSRSEQVADNAAALDVVLSSEHRAALDTVSASSDPRMLYSLFTHALRQHVVFGGCSVEG from the coding sequence ATGACTCTAACGAACTATCACACCTTAGGCCGCTCAGGCCTCGTTGTTAGCCCATTCACTCTCGGCACCATGACTTTTGGAACCGCCCGGTGGGGACTGGATGTAGCTGGATCATCAGCCGTCTTCAACGCTTACGTTGATGCGGGAGGTAACTTTGTCGATACAGCGGACGTTTACGCTGGTGGCCGCAGCGAAGAGATGCTGGGGAATTTGATCACTGAGCGAAAGCTTCGCGATCAGATCGTCGTGGCGACGAAGGCCGGTTTCGCCGCGGGTCAAGGCGTGCATACCGGGGGCAACGGAGCGAAGCATCTGTATGCGGCGCTCGAAGGTTCGCTGAAGCGGCTGCGTACCGACTACGTGGATCTGTTCTGGGTTCATGTGTGGGATTCCGTTACGCCCGCGGAAGAGTTGCTTGAAACGATGACGACACTAGTGCGCGCCGGCAAGATTCGATACTGGGGCATGTCCAACGCGCCGGCCTGGTATGTATCAAAGCTTGCCACGCTGGCCGTTGTGCGAGGAGTTTCTGGCCCTGTTGCGCTGCAATACTTCTACTCCCTGGTAAACCGCGATATCGAGGATGAGCACATGCCTGTGGCGAAGGAGTTTGGCATGGGCATCGTGCCGTGGAGTCCTCTTGCTTATGGCTTGCTGACCGGTAAGTACGATCGAGCTACAGTTGAGGCCGCTCCCCCGCGCACGGGCGGTTTGCCGCGCGACGCTGCAACCGCAGGCGCCAAACGTCCAGAGGGTGACAAGCGGCTTGATGGAGCGAATCCCTTTGGTGATTCGCTTTTCACGCCGCGCAACTGGAAGATCGTCGATGAACTCAAGAGGGTTTCTACAGAGGCCGGGGAGAGCCCTGCCCGTATGGCACTTGCATGGGTATGCGGGCGAGCGGGGATCACGTCGACTCTGATGGGAGTCAGCCGATCCGAACAAGTCGCCGACAATGCAGCCGCCCTGGACGTAGTGCTTTCGAGTGAGCATCGCGCAGCACTCGATACAGTGAGTGCATCGAGCGATCCACGAATGCTCTACAGCCTCTTCACACATGCGTTACGCCAACATGTTGTGTTCGGGGGCTGCTCAGTCGAGGGATAG
- a CDS encoding acyltransferase family protein has protein sequence MIPTTKRHFLALDGLRGVAALAVVTFHFMEMVIGNYSKLWIGHGWLAVDFFFCLSGFVIGYAYDNRLEQMGLWDFLKVRLIRLHPLVVFGSVLGLLTLLVDPFHLGALGYSAGRVVLIFVTSIFLIPYPVMQERGHSLFSLNSPAWSLFWEYVANLIYAIVLYRWSRRWLSVATVIAAIVLCSVGYAAGNLWAGFNGKTFWTGAARVSFSFLAGLLVHRSGWIIRTKLGFGALSVLLLLAFMMPYATGGWIREAAVIIVYFPLLVVLGAGATLGPRAEKLCRFAGDMSYPLYMTHYAVIWSFGEYYERLKPDAVHLTLVVVSGVLLLTAFAYLVMIFYDLPIRAFLRSRSVTSASRS, from the coding sequence ATGATTCCGACAACGAAGCGGCACTTTCTTGCTCTTGACGGGTTGCGAGGTGTAGCAGCCCTGGCCGTGGTCACCTTCCACTTCATGGAGATGGTCATCGGAAACTACAGCAAGCTCTGGATCGGCCACGGATGGCTGGCGGTCGATTTCTTCTTCTGCCTCTCTGGCTTCGTAATCGGTTATGCCTACGATAATCGTCTCGAGCAGATGGGTCTGTGGGACTTCCTGAAAGTGCGCCTGATTCGCTTGCATCCCCTGGTCGTCTTCGGGTCAGTACTCGGCCTGCTGACCTTGCTGGTGGACCCCTTTCACCTGGGTGCATTGGGGTACAGCGCTGGTCGGGTTGTCCTGATATTCGTTACTTCGATCTTCCTCATTCCGTACCCGGTGATGCAGGAGCGCGGGCACAGCTTGTTCAGCCTGAACTCACCGGCTTGGTCACTCTTCTGGGAGTATGTTGCGAACCTCATCTACGCGATCGTGCTCTACCGATGGAGCCGTCGTTGGTTGAGCGTGGCGACCGTCATTGCCGCAATTGTCCTCTGCTCTGTGGGCTACGCTGCCGGCAATCTCTGGGCAGGTTTTAACGGCAAGACCTTCTGGACCGGCGCCGCTCGCGTCAGTTTCTCTTTCCTGGCCGGCCTGCTCGTGCACCGCTCCGGATGGATTATCCGCACAAAGCTCGGCTTCGGCGCTCTGTCGGTGTTGTTGCTGCTCGCTTTCATGATGCCGTATGCGACAGGTGGTTGGATCCGGGAAGCAGCGGTGATCATCGTCTACTTCCCGTTGCTGGTCGTCCTTGGCGCAGGAGCGACGCTGGGGCCCCGCGCAGAAAAGCTCTGCAGGTTTGCAGGTGACATGTCCTACCCGCTCTACATGACGCACTACGCGGTGATCTGGAGCTTTGGGGAGTACTACGAACGCCTTAAGCCCGACGCGGTGCACCTTACACTCGTCGTGGTCAGTGGTGTCCTCCTCCTGACTGCCTTCGCTTACTTGGTGATGATCTTCTACGACCTTCCGATCCGGGCATTTCTACGCTCCAGATCAGTCACCTCTGCTTCTCGTAGCTAA
- a CDS encoding TetR/AcrR family transcriptional regulator gives MAKAIRQRLTRQESRFETRTRLLDSAAQLFARGGYEGASVDLLAENAGYSKGAFYSNFESKEAIFLELLDIHKRREIEALAQLLVRDVSGSELVSLIRNTQSEGASDFDFGLLSAEFQLQACRDKTFAKTYGKLHRTHIETMAGLVTKLFAKLKRIPPSDPKNLAEIIMGLTTGLSLQRTSMQGSLRKGLVTEAILLVLRLDLIEDDR, from the coding sequence GTGGCGAAGGCGATCAGGCAGAGACTGACCCGGCAGGAGAGCCGGTTCGAAACCAGGACAAGACTTCTGGATTCCGCAGCACAATTGTTTGCAAGAGGCGGCTATGAAGGCGCGTCTGTTGACCTGTTAGCTGAGAATGCGGGCTATTCCAAGGGAGCGTTTTACTCCAATTTCGAAAGCAAGGAAGCGATCTTTCTTGAGCTTCTCGATATACACAAGCGACGAGAGATCGAAGCTTTGGCACAGCTTCTTGTGCGAGACGTTTCCGGGTCGGAGCTTGTCTCGCTCATCCGCAACACTCAGAGCGAAGGCGCTTCGGATTTCGATTTTGGACTTCTCTCGGCTGAGTTTCAGTTGCAGGCCTGCCGAGATAAGACGTTCGCAAAGACCTATGGCAAGCTGCACCGCACACACATCGAGACTATGGCCGGACTCGTGACCAAGCTGTTCGCGAAGCTAAAACGTATTCCACCATCTGACCCCAAGAACCTTGCCGAGATCATCATGGGCCTGACGACGGGGCTCTCCTTACAAAGAACAAGCATGCAAGGATCACTTCGAAAAGGATTGGTCACTGAGGCGATCCTGCTGGTTCTTCGCCTTGACCTTATCGAAGACGATCGGTAA
- a CDS encoding TetR/AcrR family transcriptional regulator — METLTARTIRKPGRPLGFDRDAALHQAMLLFWRHGYEATSVNDLTKAMGITPPSLYTAFGDKKQLFLETVRLYTSGPITSESVIGEATTARQAAVGLLQASAIGFTGDSTPAGCLLASSAISCSAAAADVQKALRDIRFEVEKRLRNKIVEDRSIRKLKPKVDAEALAGHIMAVIQGMSTLARDGASREKLLAVSSTAMLAWPAQN, encoded by the coding sequence ATGGAAACGTTGACAGCACGCACAATTCGCAAGCCGGGACGCCCCCTGGGTTTTGATCGCGACGCCGCGCTTCATCAGGCGATGTTGCTGTTTTGGCGACACGGCTACGAAGCCACGTCCGTGAATGACCTCACGAAAGCCATGGGAATCACCCCACCAAGCCTCTACACTGCGTTCGGTGACAAGAAACAGCTTTTTCTCGAGACGGTTCGTCTCTACACCTCTGGCCCTATCACTTCCGAGTCGGTCATCGGCGAAGCAACGACTGCGCGCCAAGCAGCTGTCGGCTTGTTGCAGGCCTCGGCCATCGGGTTCACCGGTGACAGCACTCCGGCGGGATGTTTACTGGCGAGCTCGGCGATCAGCTGTTCTGCTGCAGCCGCGGATGTGCAGAAGGCTTTACGCGATATACGGTTTGAAGTCGAGAAGCGGCTTAGAAATAAAATTGTTGAAGACCGATCGATACGCAAGCTGAAGCCAAAGGTCGACGCAGAGGCGCTGGCGGGTCACATCATGGCAGTCATTCAAGGAATGTCCACTTTGGCTCGTGACGGTGCGTCGAGAGAAAAACTATTGGCTGTTTCGTCAACGGCCATGCTGGCATGGCCAGCCCAGAACTGA
- a CDS encoding DUF6624 domain-containing protein → MFSSPAAKKLAVLLLAALAISSANALPPVRVEQILSAPPDISKTTHNEALARAIIQLFNEDQAFLADLEKAKLDPAFQQTQKSYVERSGVQDHNPNFYDSAVYALWARMPDAPELVQRYARFRKSTDAHVQSIVAGDGWPRRVAVGDEAAADFFFLFGHADDDNAWRVSQLPTIKRVFREDHLNPRLYAHMCDRLANVAGKPQIYGSVMGPGATPGTAKLYWPLIDNMAAADDRRAQIGLPSIEDDLERFRQGANIGPYMTPITKGKDWSIADVYGAP, encoded by the coding sequence ATGTTCAGTAGTCCGGCAGCTAAGAAGCTTGCCGTTTTGCTCCTTGCGGCACTGGCAATCTCTTCAGCCAATGCACTTCCACCCGTACGTGTTGAGCAGATATTGTCGGCTCCCCCGGACATCTCGAAGACAACTCATAACGAGGCGCTTGCCCGGGCGATTATTCAATTGTTCAACGAAGACCAGGCGTTTCTGGCGGACCTCGAAAAGGCCAAGCTGGATCCTGCATTTCAGCAGACCCAAAAATCTTATGTTGAGCGTTCAGGAGTACAGGATCACAATCCCAATTTCTACGACTCGGCGGTTTATGCACTCTGGGCCCGAATGCCCGACGCTCCTGAGCTTGTTCAGCGCTATGCCAGGTTCCGCAAATCTACAGATGCACACGTTCAATCGATCGTCGCAGGAGATGGCTGGCCGCGGAGGGTCGCTGTGGGCGACGAAGCCGCCGCAGACTTCTTCTTCCTCTTCGGCCACGCTGATGACGACAACGCCTGGAGGGTAAGTCAACTCCCGACGATCAAGAGAGTTTTTCGAGAGGATCATCTCAATCCAAGGCTTTATGCCCACATGTGCGATCGCCTCGCCAACGTAGCAGGCAAGCCGCAGATCTATGGCTCTGTGATGGGGCCGGGCGCCACTCCGGGCACAGCAAAGCTTTATTGGCCGCTGATTGATAACATGGCGGCTGCGGACGACCGCCGAGCTCAGATTGGCTTGCCCTCTATCGAAGATGATCTCGAAAGATTTCGCCAAGGCGCCAACATCGGTCCGTATATGACACCTATAACGAAAGGGAAGGATTGGAGCATAGCTGACGTTTACGGGGCACCCTAG
- a CDS encoding MarR family winged helix-turn-helix transcriptional regulator has product MVKTESYKAHIRASLPGLHGSVLDIVGIFNSPERDAAMLESAGLTLERALFPLLVLIGKFGPIGVVDVASRVGRDYTTVSRQVARLEELGLVTRRFKSADRRTREATVTSQGKAAVRAVDGARERLSLRMFRNWSRLDYDELLRLTRMLADGLDETPAPGSRLAKDMARKKISHSKNADT; this is encoded by the coding sequence ATGGTGAAAACAGAGTCTTATAAGGCACACATCCGAGCATCGTTGCCCGGGCTACACGGCTCAGTGCTCGACATCGTCGGCATCTTCAACAGCCCCGAGCGCGACGCGGCTATGCTGGAGAGCGCCGGCCTAACCCTCGAACGAGCCCTGTTTCCACTTCTTGTGCTGATCGGGAAGTTCGGCCCTATCGGCGTGGTCGACGTTGCGTCGCGTGTCGGACGCGACTACACCACCGTAAGCCGGCAGGTGGCTCGACTCGAAGAACTTGGCCTGGTCACCCGTCGCTTCAAGTCGGCCGACCGCCGTACTCGAGAAGCGACCGTGACATCGCAAGGAAAAGCTGCTGTGAGAGCTGTCGATGGGGCTCGTGAGCGGCTCTCCTTGCGGATGTTCCGAAACTGGTCTCGCCTCGATTACGACGAGCTTCTTCGCTTGACGCGAATGTTGGCTGATGGCTTGGACGAGACACCGGCGCCTGGATCAAGACTTGCAAAAGACATGGCTCGAAAGAAAATTAGTCATTCCAAAAATGCAGATACGTAG
- a CDS encoding TetR/AcrR family transcriptional regulator codes for MAYPSKTDRETILAAAIEQLEERGLRGLSLRSLAATLELAPNALYRYFADRSVLESAVANEVSRLLHAAMQRAIRKGEPEQAIRGIGRAYLAFARKHPNLYELLLLPCGPEDEKASSHQDLWNFVASHVITLTGPDRVNEASIALWAFLHGIVELEAANVFGSEKPDASFNFGLNAWLTAAAASHSPKP; via the coding sequence ATGGCTTACCCTTCCAAAACTGACCGCGAGACGATCCTCGCCGCTGCCATCGAACAGCTCGAGGAACGGGGACTTCGTGGTCTCTCCCTGCGCTCGCTCGCGGCCACGCTCGAGCTTGCACCCAACGCCCTCTATCGCTACTTCGCCGATCGCTCCGTGCTGGAATCTGCCGTTGCCAACGAGGTGTCTCGTCTCCTCCATGCCGCCATGCAGCGCGCCATCCGCAAGGGAGAGCCCGAGCAGGCCATCCGTGGCATAGGCCGCGCCTACCTCGCCTTTGCCCGCAAACACCCGAATCTTTACGAGCTGCTGCTCTTACCCTGCGGCCCCGAAGATGAAAAAGCCTCCTCCCACCAGGACCTCTGGAACTTCGTCGCCAGCCACGTAATTACCCTCACAGGGCCGGATCGCGTCAATGAGGCATCAATCGCCCTATGGGCATTTCTGCACGGGATCGTCGAACTCGAAGCCGCCAACGTGTTCGGGTCTGAAAAGCCCGACGCAAGTTTCAACTTCGGCCTCAATGCCTGGCTCACTGCGGCCGCCGCCAGTCACTCGCCCAAACCCTAA
- a CDS encoding SDR family oxidoreductase, producing the protein MMAKTILITGASSGIGRASALYFAEKGWSVAATMRDPQKADAALQQPQISVLALDVTDGSSIANAVAATLARYQKIDALLNNAGYALFGPMEASDSEQIQQQFATNLFGLIEVTQQVLPVMRAAGQGLILNVSSIVGRLALPYASSYVATKFAVEGLSESMRYELDPFHIRVKLIEPGSILTEFGKGSMQVATSEPYQVSMNKFLGVFTKSNARAASPEDVAKVIYRAANDASNRLRYLAKPGPLFWLNRFLPDAAWRRLLVKAMVK; encoded by the coding sequence ATGATGGCAAAGACAATATTGATTACAGGTGCATCGAGCGGTATCGGGCGGGCCAGTGCGCTCTACTTCGCAGAAAAGGGCTGGAGTGTAGCTGCGACGATGCGCGACCCGCAGAAGGCCGATGCCGCGCTTCAGCAACCGCAGATCAGTGTATTGGCTCTGGATGTCACAGATGGGAGCTCCATTGCGAACGCCGTAGCCGCGACCCTGGCTCGCTACCAAAAGATCGATGCCTTGCTAAACAACGCGGGCTATGCCTTGTTTGGCCCAATGGAGGCAAGCGACAGCGAGCAGATTCAACAGCAGTTCGCGACAAATCTGTTCGGCTTGATCGAAGTCACGCAGCAGGTTCTCCCCGTGATGCGCGCCGCTGGCCAAGGCCTGATCCTAAATGTCTCATCCATCGTGGGCCGTCTGGCGCTTCCGTATGCTTCTTCTTACGTCGCAACAAAGTTTGCAGTGGAAGGCTTGAGCGAATCGATGCGTTATGAGCTTGACCCATTTCACATCCGCGTAAAGCTCATCGAGCCAGGCAGCATTCTTACCGAGTTCGGCAAAGGCAGCATGCAGGTTGCGACGAGCGAACCCTACCAGGTGAGCATGAATAAATTTCTCGGCGTCTTCACAAAAAGTAATGCCAGGGCAGCGAGTCCGGAAGACGTTGCGAAAGTTATCTATCGTGCCGCGAATGATGCGTCAAACCGGCTGCGCTATCTAGCCAAGCCCGGCCCGCTCTTCTGGTTGAACCGGTTCTTGCCCGATGCAGCATGGCGGCGTCTGTTGGTGAAGGCAATGGTGAAATAG
- a CDS encoding SDR family oxidoreductase has translation MGTKQSVVITGASTGIGWATAKFLLGKGFRVFGTVRTQRDADRLQADFGVDFVALLADVTDEASVRRAAERVGEMLGGGRLAGLVNNAGIVVGGPLLHLEANEVRRQMEVNVVGPFVVTQAFAPLLGSDPSRTGRPGRIVQISSVSGALGVPFVGAYVASKFALEGMSESLRRELMLYGIDVIVVGPGAVVTPIWDKAAAEDFSRFDVTDYGPVIQRFLAFFEVEGKKGLAPEAIGRSIYHALTVKKPKVRYAVVPQRFKNWTMPMLLPRRMVDRLIGKQFGLMRKAL, from the coding sequence ATGGGGACAAAGCAGAGTGTGGTGATTACAGGGGCGTCGACCGGCATCGGCTGGGCAACTGCGAAGTTTCTTCTGGGCAAGGGCTTCCGTGTGTTTGGGACGGTGCGGACGCAACGCGATGCAGACCGGCTACAGGCTGATTTCGGCGTGGACTTTGTTGCGTTGCTGGCAGATGTGACCGATGAGGCGTCGGTTCGGCGGGCGGCAGAGCGAGTCGGCGAGATGCTGGGCGGAGGGAGGCTGGCGGGGTTGGTCAATAACGCGGGCATCGTGGTTGGCGGCCCTCTGCTGCACCTTGAGGCCAACGAAGTGAGGCGGCAGATGGAGGTGAATGTGGTGGGTCCGTTCGTGGTGACGCAGGCCTTCGCGCCGCTGCTTGGGAGCGATCCGTCGAGGACCGGACGGCCCGGCCGGATTGTGCAGATCAGTTCGGTCTCAGGCGCACTGGGGGTGCCCTTTGTCGGGGCGTATGTTGCTTCGAAGTTCGCCCTCGAGGGCATGTCGGAGAGTCTTCGGCGGGAGTTGATGCTCTACGGGATCGATGTAATCGTGGTGGGGCCGGGCGCGGTGGTGACGCCCATCTGGGACAAGGCGGCGGCAGAGGATTTTAGCCGGTTCGACGTGACGGATTATGGTCCGGTCATCCAACGCTTCCTTGCGTTCTTCGAAGTCGAAGGCAAGAAGGGACTTGCGCCGGAGGCAATTGGCCGCTCCATCTATCACGCACTTACGGTGAAGAAGCCAAAGGTACGGTATGCCGTGGTGCCGCAGCGGTTCAAGAACTGGACCATGCCGATGCTGCTGCCAAGGCGCATGGTCGACCGTTTGATCGGGAAGCAATTCGGATTGATGCGGAAGGCCCTGTGA
- a CDS encoding nuclear transport factor 2 family protein, translated as MANTKILITQAYSAFNDRNIDGALALMTDNVSWPKASEGGRAVGKEEVRAYWTRQWHEFDPHVEPIEVVEREDGKAEVKVHQLVKSLSGEVLSDSEVCHVHTIVGGLIERMDLEEREVSSSAAPSAAFAKH; from the coding sequence ATGGCAAATACAAAGATATTGATAACTCAGGCGTACTCAGCATTCAATGATAGAAACATCGACGGCGCCTTAGCACTCATGACTGATAACGTGAGCTGGCCCAAGGCCTCGGAAGGTGGTCGTGCGGTTGGGAAAGAAGAAGTTCGTGCATACTGGACCCGTCAATGGCACGAGTTTGATCCTCATGTGGAACCGATCGAAGTGGTTGAACGCGAGGATGGCAAGGCTGAGGTCAAGGTTCACCAACTCGTAAAGAGTCTCAGCGGAGAAGTTCTTTCTGATTCCGAGGTGTGCCACGTACATACGATTGTGGGTGGATTAATCGAACGTATGGACCTTGAAGAGCGTGAAGTGAGTTCGAGCGCGGCCCCATCTGCAGCTTTTGCCAAGCACTAG